The Salvelinus sp. IW2-2015 linkage group LG31, ASM291031v2, whole genome shotgun sequence genome window below encodes:
- the LOC111956005 gene encoding claudin-7-like, which produces MVNTGMQLISFTCAVTGWVMAIAVTALPQWKVSAFIGSNILTSEIKWEGIWMNCIYQTTGHMQCKTYDSILALPPDLQAARALMCVAIFLGWLSCTVSCCGMKCTTCAGDDRRAKAGIALSGGVLFILTGLCVLVPVSWTANTVVQDFYNPKVPVMYKRELGQAIYLGWASAVILMISGAVLSSTCPHIESGGREYRRGYMGRSFPNTRPSPLAPDPPKPITSNSVPLKEYV; this is translated from the coding sequence ATGGTCAACACAGGCATGCAGCTGATCAGCTTCACCTGCGCGGTGACAGGTTGGGTCATGGCCATCGCCGTGACGGCCTTGCCTCAGTGGAAGGTGTCCGCCTTTATCGGCAGCAACATCCTCACCTCCGAGATCAAGTGGGAGGGCATCTGGATGAACTGCATCTACCAGACCACGGGCCACATGCAGTGCAAGACCTACGACTCCATTCTGGCTCTGCCCCCGGACCTCCAGGCAGCTCGTGCCCTCATGTGTGTGGCAATTTTTCTGGGCTGGCTGTCCTGCACAGTGTCCTGCTGTGGAATGAAATGCACCACGTGCGCTGGCGACGACCGCCGCGCCAAGGCAGGCATCGCCCTCTCCGGCGGCGTGCTATTCATCCTGACGGGCCTGTGCGTGCTGGTGCCCGTCTCCTGGACCGCCAACACGGTGGTCCAGGACTTCTACAACCCCAAAGTGCCTGTCATGTACAAGCGAGAGCTGGGCCAGGCGATCTACCTGGGCTGGGCATCTGCGGTTATTCTGATGATCAGCGGGGCCGTGCTGAGCAGCACCTGCCCCCATATCGAGAGTGGAGGACGGGAGTACCGCCGGGGATACATGGGCCGGAGCTTTCCTAACACGCGCCCCTCCCCCCTCGCACCTGATCCTCCGAAACCTATCACCTCKAACAGCGTGCCCCTAAAGGAATATGTGTAG